From a region of the Salarias fasciatus chromosome 6, fSalaFa1.1, whole genome shotgun sequence genome:
- the aanat1 gene encoding serotonin N-acetyltransferase — protein sequence MSLSVMSAGPFRKPLHMRAPPVPQGRRHTLPASEFRSLSPEDAISVFEIEREAFISVSGECPLHLDEVRHFLSLCPELSLGWFEEGRLVAFIIGSLWDQERLTEDALTLHKPHGTTVHIHVLAVHRTFRQQGKGSILMWRYLQYLRCLPFVRRAVLMCEDFLVPFYQKSGFKVQGPSQITVGPLTFIEMMHPVRGHAFMRRNSGC from the exons ATGAGCCTGTCCGTGATGAGCGCGGGGCCGTTCAGGAAGCCGCTCCACATGCGCGCCCCGCCGGTGCCGCAGGGCCGCAGACACACGCTGCCCGCCAGCGAGTTCCGCTCCCTCAGCCCGGAGGACGCCATCAGCGTGTTCGAGATCGAAAGAGAAg CCTTCATCTCGGTGTCCGGCGAGTGTCCCCTCCACCTGGACGAGGTGCGTCACTTCCTCAGCCTGTGTCCCGAGCTGTCTCTTGGCTGGTTCGAGGAGGGCCGGCTGGTGGCGTTCATCATCGGCTCACTGTGGGACCAGGAGCGGCTTACCGAG GACGCCCTCACGCTGCACAAGCCGCACGGCACCACGGTCCACATCCACGTCCTGGCCGTCCACCGCACCTTCCGCCAGCAGGGGAAGGGCTCCATCCTCATGTGGCGCTACCTGCAGTACCTCCGCTGCCTGCCCTTCGTCCGCCGCGCCGTGCTCATGTGCGAGGACTTCCTGGTTCCCTTCTACCAGAAGTCCGGCTTCAAGGTGCAGGGCCCCAGTCAGATCACGGTGGGGCCCCTGACCTTCATTGAGATGATGCACCCAGTCAGGGGCCACGCCTTCATGCGCCGCAACAGCGGATGCTGA
- the LOC115390685 gene encoding inactive rhomboid protein 2, translating into MSSREGAEPPSNGGQTDSRLKSKKPPSLVIAIPPPEEMMSRGSAKQPLRPSLKNSTSGPATGSVSESAAGDGGFSSRERRAKFGRQTSLSQSIRRNTAQWFGVGEDCETKQQVWHRKSLHHCSQRYGKLKAQYREPETASSIDQSLESPAAHRMPKIVDPLARGRAFRCPDEVDSRSPRTPHTTPGVPATPGVTSLSSFTSQRSGYSRFPRRKRESVARMSIRAASNLLRGRSGLAGSQTGRSFPRRSFARPSWMDEDTVDSADASESLFFSKVDAHDEFYSMADDVFESPPISAAFGPGDTPDQRFPSLKDISRTPRTPVTVPEKSQHRRGRRIASQVKHFAFDRHKRHYGMGVVGKWLNRHYRRSLSSNVQKQLDDFHSHRPYFTYWITFVHIVITLLACCTYGFAPVGFAQHSKTELVLKNKGIYESVKYIQQENFWIGPRSDDLIHLGAKFSPCIRQDEQIVDLIQRAKDLERESGCCVQNDNSGCVQTHKIDCSETLATFFKWNNEQVMNMSRSSGSVCHQDPRVCLAPASQVPHTWPDDITQWPVCTSPKKWNHTGHKHMDCNIKGRPCCIGTKGRCEITTREYCSFMHGYFHEEATLCSQVHCLDDVCGLLPFLNPDIPDQFYRLWLSLFLHAGLLHCAVSVVFQMTILRDLEKLAGWVRISIIYVLSGITGNLASALFLPYRAEVGPAGSQFGLLACLFVELIQGWQMLEKPWNAFLKLLGIVFFLFLCGLLPWIDNIAHIFGFLSGLLLSFAFLPYVTFGTFDKYRKRILIVVSMLAYIGLFSSLFVWFYIYPINWHWLEHLTCLPFTNKFCEKYDIDHDIDHVVH; encoded by the exons CCGCTGCGGCCGTCTCTGAAAAACAGCACAAGTGGTCCAGCGACTGGTTCTGTGTCAGAGAGCGCTGCTGGAGACGGAGGCTTCTCGTCCAGAGAGAGAAGGGCCAAGTTTGGTCGACAAACGTCACTTTCCCAAAGCATCCGCAG GAACACGGCCCAGTGGTTCGGGGTGGGCGAGGACTGTGAGACCAAGCAGCAGGTATGGCACAGGAAGAGCCTGCACCACTGCAGCCAGCGCTACGGCAAGCTGAAGGCCCAGTACAGAGAGCCGGAGACGGCCAGCAGCATCGACCAGAGCCTGGAATCACCAGCCGCTCACAGGATGCCCAAG ATCGTGGACCCCCTGGCGCGGGGACGAGCTTTCCGCTGCCCAGACGAGGTGGACAGCCGCTCCCCCAGGACACCTCACACCACCCCGGGGGTTCCCGCCACTCCGGGGGTCACCTCCCTCAGCTCCTTCACCAGCCAGCGCTCCGGATACAGCCGCTTCCCCAGGCGGAAGAGGGAGTCGGTCGCCCGCATGAGCATCAGAGCCGCATCCAACCTGCTGAGG ggtcGCAGCGGCTTGGCGGGCTCTCAGACTGGTCGCAGTTTTCCCCGGAGGAGCTTTGCGAGGCCCAGCTGGATGGACGAAGACACTGTGGATTCTGCTGATGCTTCTGAGTCACTTTTCTTCAGTAAG GTTGATGCTCATGATGAGTTTTACTCCATGGCCGACGATGTCTTTGAATCACCCCCCATATCAGCCGCTTTCGGTCCAGGCGACACGCCTGACCAGAGGTTCCCAAGCCT tAAGGACATTTCCCGGACTCCCAGGACGCCCGTCACAGTGCCTGAAAAGAGCCAACACCGCCGTGGCCGCCGCATCGCGTCCCAAGTGAAGCACTTTGCGTTTGACAGACACAAGCGTCATTATGGGATGGGCGTTGTTGGGAAATGGCTGAATCGCCACTATCGACGCAGCCTCAGCAGCAACGTCCAGAAGCAGCTGGACGACTTCCACAGCCACAG GCCCTACTTTACCTACTGGATTACATTTGTTCACATAGTTATCACACTGCTGGCCTGCTGCACCTACGGTTTTGCCCCTGTTGGGTTTGCACAGCATTCAAAGACTGAACTG GTGCTGAAGAACAAAGGCATTTACGAGAGCGTGAAGTACATTCAACAGGAGAACTTCTGGATCGGTCCGAGATCT GATGATCTGATCCACCTGGGGGCAAAGTTCTCGCCCTGCATCCGACAGGATGAGCAGATCGTCGACCTGATCCAAAGAGCCAAAGACCTGGAAAGAGAGTCCGGCTGCTGCGTCCAGAATGACAACTCTGGATGTGTGCAGACGCACAAGATTGACTGCTCT gaAACCCTTGCCACTTTCTTTAAATGGAACAATGAGCAGGTCATGAACATGAGCAGGTCTTCTGGTTCCGTCTGCCATCAGGATCCCAG AGTGTGTTTGGCGCCCGCCTCTCAAGTGCCTCACACGTGGCCGGACGATATCACCCAGTGGCCG GTGTGTACGTCTCCTAAAAAGTGGAATCACACAGGCCACAAACACATGGACTGTAACATCAAGGGGCGGCCGTGCTGTATAGGAACAAAGGGCAG aTGTGAGATCACGACCAGAGAGTACTGCTCTTTCATGCACGGTTACTTCCATGAAGAGGCCACACTCTGCTCGCAG GTCCATTGTCTGGATGATGTGTGCGGCTTGTTGCCTTTCCTCAACCCTGACATTCCCGATCAGTTCTACCgcctctggctctctctcttcctccatgCTGG gctgttACACTGCGCGGTGTCAGTGGTGTTTCAGATGACCATCCTCAGAGACCTGGAGAAGCTGGCCGGCTGGGTCCGCATCTCCATCATTTACGTCCTCAGCGGCATCACTGGCAACCTGGCCTCAGCGCTGTTCCTGCCCTACAGAGCAGAG GTGGGTCCGGCGGGGTCTCAGTTCGGCCTCCTCGCCTGCCTCTTCGTCGAGCTGATCCAGGGCTGGCAGATGCTGGAGAAGCCGTGGAACGCCTTCCTCAAGCTGCTGGGCAtcgtcttcttcctcttcctgtgcgGCCTCCTGCCCTGGATCGACAACATCGCCCACATCTTCGGCTTCCTGAGCGGCCTGCTGCTCTCCTTTGCCTTCCTGCCCTACGTCACCTTCGGGACGTTCGACAAGTACCGGAAGCGCATCCTCATCGTCGTGTCCATGCTGGCCTACATCGggctcttctcctccctcttcgTCTGGTTTTATATCTACCCCATCAACTGGCACTGGCTGGAGCACCTCACCTGCCTGCCCTTCACAAACAAGTTCTGTGAAAAGTACGACATCGACCACGACATCGACCACGTGGTGCACTAG